TCCTTGTCAGCATCCTCCTTCAGTTTCTTCTCCAGTTCTTTGGAGTGCTTATCCTCTGCGCTCGCTCCGGCCCCCATTCTCACAGCCCCCCTTTGACCCTGAAATGCTCAAAACCGAAAGCTGGAACCTAGCTGATTGCCTGGTGGGCCGACCGGTGCCGTCAACTACAAGGAGCTGGCACGTCCTCTAGCAAACTTTGGAGAGGCGAATGTCAAAGTGTTTTGGAGTCTTAGAGAAGATTTTGGATATCCCCTGTCCATCTGACAAGGGTTGGCCAATAGGGCTCAAGGACAGGACACTCTTGGGGCAGGAGGAGCGGGAGGCAGGGTTTCACAGGCGTAGGAGTGACCCCACCCTTTTTCAGGTTGGGCTTTAGGGGGACTTTGCTTTGGTCAGCAGAAGAAACACATCGGCTCAAGTGCTTATAGACACAGTTCTCAGCTCCCTTGATTAGAATAAGGACGGTATCGATATTATCCAGGATGACTAACTTGGGAAGAATgtaggacagagagaggttggGGTGAGAGTTCTAACGCGAAGGCGAACGAACGCCCTTGTTCCGTGTGGCTCCTATGAAGCCTGTTATTGTCGGTTTACAAGAAGCTCAGCTATAGAGATGTACCAGAGAAACAAACTGCCTGGTCTACAGGCTGGCCTGATGTGAAGGTCACTATCCTACTCTTTAGAGACAATTTAATCTGTGACAGAGTTGACATGACCCTACAATAAAAGGTCTGAGGagctacacactacacacaccaaAAACTCAGAACTCACATTGAGGACACGTTCTATTGGACAATGAGGGGTGGGAGCTCTGAGGTACTTACTGGGCTTTACAGTCACCTGACAGGTCTCTGACCTCAACTGGAAATTGGTAACATATGCTAATCCACACTGTGTCCTCtgaatgaagagagagagggagagagaaaaaagagaagcaCTACTGATCCATTCTTACTACATCAGTCAACTTTGCTAATTGTAAAAATTGTCAAAGCACAAACCGACTGCAATCCATAGAGTAGGCCCACTAAAAAGGTGAAGCCAGCGAATGCCTCATTCATACATAAAAAGGGACGtctgtttttataaaatatagaGCTTTAATTTATTAGTTAGCAACATCAATGAGAAAGGAGAGATAGCAATTTACACAAGTcattacaataacatcaacTGTGCTTTATGTCATACTAAGGGATTTTCCCCTCATAAACCCATACCAAAAAATAACCAAGGATGCATATTGAAAATATGCTAATTCATTGAAGTTATACCTTTCTGCAGAAGATGGtgaaaaagagaaggagaggtagagggggagagagcaggagagaaagagagaagggtaATTAGGGCCATTTGCTCCTGTGTTTACCATTACTAGGGTTTGGGTCCATCTGCCTGTCCTTGCAATGACATATTACCCACAACAAGAGAGACATCTACTGACATCCACAGCAACATAGCTTTTATGGACTAATATCATATACTGTACTCAATACATTTCATGCACACAATGAAAAGCCGCCATCCCGAAGTGTTTGGTATGTGTTTTCCTGTGGTCAAGAGGGGGTCATTCCGGTGCTTGTGGATACTGTACATAGAAGGAGTTCCACAGTGAGACAGGAACTTTCTGCTGTACACGTCTGTCAGTTGAGCCCTGACCAGGTTACTTCAACTTTTGAACGAGAGTCATGTTACATTTACGTTCTGTAGGAACCGAGTAACAGCTCTGAAATGACCTCATAGGGAGAGCGGGAATTGGCTGGAATACAAACTAATACACTTCTGGATTTGTTTGGAAACTTAAGAGAATGTGGACCGGCTTCAAAAACaagctttctctgtctctcgtcATAATTTTGCATATTCAAACTGTCACAAATGATTTAGCTGCCTGCATGAATTTCTAATCTCTGTTGAACAATGGTGTACAAAGAGAAGGCAATGTATTTGAAATCCCATGACAACAAGCTACCTCCCCCCGAAAAATTGGCTTCTTCTAACCATAACAGCCTCGAGGGTACAATATTAAGATGTCAAATTTACAGGTACATTCTATACAAACAGCCCACATCAACGAGTTCTGGAAGAACCTGTGAATATCAATGTTAGAATGGGATTGAAAGAAAGCCAGAGTGGGCCACAGGCATCCCTGACCAGCTCCGGGAGAAGACGAAGACTTGAAGGGATATCGGGTGATTCCTTGCATCGCCCCGGGGTTCCTTTtggagaaggaagagggggCTTATATTTTTTGAAAGGCCTTTCACGAACATCTGTCTGTGGCCGTGAGACAAACTGAAAACTGCAGTCTCCTACGGGCATTTCCTCATCTTTCTACAAGTTCAACAAAATGATGTTGAGTGTCATCGTTAAAGTCCATTGGATGAGGGAATCAACTGTTCGTCATGGCTTTAACAGAGGTTCCGAGCCATTGCCATGTCAGTTATCTGACTCCACCCACCTCAAAGACTTACTGCCAGCAGTCAAAGGACCCAACATGGAGCCAACGTCACCAAACCTTTAGGAGGGCATTCTCATCCGTCCATTCAGCTGAAGATATTTACACTTATAAATGTCCTTTCAAAGCATCGCTGCGAGTCCTCCAATAGACAGAACATAAAGATATTTGCAATATAATAACACAATTTGTAATAAACactaacaacaataatattataataatatttgcaCAGATGTACCTATTCACAAATgccttgtttttctattttaagTACAAAGAAATCCACAGAATCATACTATGTACAACCTACAATAAATACtgtgtatcttttttttttttaacaattaagAACAATCGGGATGTTGCTTGCTATCTTGCTATTGTTGCTACGTGAAGTGGTTTCTCTTTCTTGTTGCTTTCAAacgtaaaaataaaataaaaatcctttCACTAAAGTCCCATTTTTGGAGGGGTGTGcagcgagggagagagtggaggggaCATGGTGGCAGCTGTACAGGGgcggcgagggggggggggggggttggttcGTGGCACGCTGCGTAAATCCAGGGCCTCATGTCTCAGATGCGGTGATGTGTTCGCCATCGTCGTCCTCGCGTTCCTCCTCGTCGCCGTGATGCCGGCGGTTGCGGGGCTTCTTGTGCTCCTTCAGCTCCTTGAGTCCCTTGACGCTGCTGATGCCCAGCGCGGGGTCTCCCGgactcccctctcccctctgccAGTAGTCCTGACAGTACTGGTTGATCAGGCCCATCTCCGGCTGGCTCAGGATGTTGAGCAGGTCCTTGTACTGATCGGCGCTGGGCGTCCATGGGCTGGACTGGACCGGCGGCTGGGCGGGGCCGCCCGTCTCCACCAGGATGTTATTGACCGTGCGTCCGGACAGGACCACCAGCTGCAGTTTGACCAGCGTGTGTTTGAAGTTCTTCTCCGTGGACGTGCACTGGTAGATGCCGCCGTCGGATGTCTGGAGGGAGCGCAGCAGCAGACCCTGCTCCGTCTTCAGCATCCGGCCCTCAGAGCGGATCTGAGCACAGGGAGAGTCAGGCACAGTTGTCATTGCACTCATTTACGAACAATTCCCCACTAACAGCAGGTCTCGATTTCTGCAAGGACTGTTCACCAGTCGTGTCTATGTGGGCTGTCCCTTCTCACCACCAGGGGGCAGTCTCAGTCAGGTTAGGGGTCGGGGTGAGGCGGCGATGTAGTCACAGATAAACAGGTAACAGGCATGCATGGCCGAATATAGAGGTTCATGTTGTTTACGGAGTACATCACCAAGGTGAATCAACACCTTTATGTCTTTGCATTGTTTCATTCATTGAATGGGACATCATCCTGATCATTATTCTGCATCAGCCTACATCATCCTACACAGACTGACTAGTCCTCTCTCTGATTGTCAGTGTGTTCATTCACATTTTTACATACTTTCTATCTACTTATAGAGTGGACTTTTTTGTACCCCAAATAATGTTTTAGCCAAATACTTAATTGCATATTATTTATGGGAATGAGCTGGTGAGCTTGCTGAGTTTGTCCTGCAGTTCGTATTTCACCTTGCCCTCAAATTCAGTACGTATCTGCAGACGATGACCGTTCCTGACTCACCTCTTTCCTCCTGTCGCTGTTCTCCTTCTGCAGGTGCCATTTAAGAGACACATGAGGCGAACGGGCCTGACATTCCAGGAAAGTAGAGCTCCCTTCCACTCCATACTGCACCATCTCCAGCGTGTTCTTATTGactgcagcaaagcatttgatGTTATGACACCACGTTCATGCACAGACATCCAAACACAAATCGGAAGTGTCATTTCTCACGCCACCCTTTTAACAGACCAAATCAGACCATCGTAAATCAGCAGAAATGTAGTGTGATGTTCACATTGGATTGTTTAAATATCACACGGCCTCTTGTCGGTGAAACCTCAGCGCTGTGTGGGTCTGTTCTGGCTAAGCCAGCCGTTCCCGTCAGCTCACCGTTGGAGTTGTAACCTCGGCACTGGCGGATGGGGTTGCCGTACTTTACATCCTGTCGACGGCTGCGCCTGGAGGGGTCAGATCAACATTCCCAAATAAAAAGAGGTTAACTACGAAATGTTCCGCGAACCCCGAATACCCCGAGAGTATCAGAGCCTTGCGTCTAAAACATTACATTGCCACAGGTTTGCAATAGTCTCAGCTGAGcaacacacgcacgcgcacttTCTTGGTGCTCACCTTTTCTGAGAGGCGGAGTAGCGGGTGCAGGACTTTCCGTCCCAGGCGCAGTAGGGGTCTCTGGCCAGGCAGCAGTCGGCACACGCCTCACCGTACACGTCACAGCGGTGGAGGGCCAGGTGGGTCACGCCCAGCACTGAGCCCACGTACAGCTGTTGCTGTGgggaccgagagagagagaggggaggatgttGTCGGTTACTGTTTACGCTCTGTACTGATTCACCCGGATCTTTTAGGGGAATAAACGATTGTTTGATCTGAGGGGTCGCACCGTGGACTGTCCAACTTACCCGTTTGGATGAGATCTTCATGGTGGTTATGGGTGTCGGCACCTGGAATGGCAGAAAAAGACGGACGTTTGGTTGATGTACTACACAGCGGGGGGTCCCTCTTGCTCGAGGAACGGAAGGCGTCGGAGAAAGGGAGGGGCCATGAAAAGAGAAAGGAGGTGAACGAAGAGAGACTCACCTTGAACACCTCCACCTCTTCTAGAACCAGCTCCTCGGTCTGCATGTCGTCTCTGGGCAGGACGATCACCTTCTGAACCGTTCCCCTGTCTGCGGACCCAGAGGAGAGATTGGGTTCACCTCTAACCTAGACCTCTTTAGTCTAATGTCATCAGACCGTGGACATCTGGGTCCACTCCACCCACGGTTGTCTGGAATCAGCGGTTTTAAAAGACCCAAACCCCAGAAAACGTATGCCCCGGAACTTGCTGCCAAACTCTATGTTGCCGAGTCATTACGAAGGCCCGCCCCAAACGGTGTTGGATTGGTCCCTTTTTTTGCCAAGTCTTCAGTCTTTTGAGTTGAATCGTTGGGACTAGTTTCCCACTGAtctgctccctccctccactcatcCAGCACTCATTTGACCCTTCATCCAAAACACATGTCCCTGTCTTGTTCCTTGTCATACAGGAGCCATTCATCACCAGGCTCCATTAGCACAGTGAAGTCAGCAGGCCCAGGGGCTCCCAACTCCCGCCCGCTGATGCACACCCTGATCACCGGCCACAGGGAGAGATGATGGGAACCACCGCCAGACCCTCTTTACAATAAAAGTGACATTCACCCCCAGACAGAACTGTAATTTCCACAGCCGTGCACTTCAAACTAAATCCAAACACATGAAAGTTGTTTTCTATAGATTATGCATCGATgtggaaaagaaaacacaattatATGATCCAGCGGGCCACGGAGGCTCAGAGCACTGACCTGTTCCCAGGAACAGGACCTCGTAGCTCCCATCTGCAGCTGCCACCTGGTCCACGGTGATGGTGGTGAATTCATAGTCCACGTTGTTCCTGACCACCAGGGGGCGCTTGTGCATTGGGTATACAGCGTTGTACATAGTGGGGTGGTTTCTCATGAAGTTGATCACCTCATCTGGGTAGTCTTTGGTAGACTTCATGTTGGGAGTGAACGTTCCACCGGGACACTACATTTGGCAAAGAGAGAACCACCAccaatgtatttatataatgtTGACACTATATCAATCTGTTTTAGGTGTGTCTTTTGTATTTTACTCACGGTCCCGGGCCGAGGGTAGGGGATCTTTCCAGTGTAGGCCACCCACTGGTAGTTGGGCCCCTCTTTGTGAGCATAGGGTCCGTTGAAGACCTGGCGGATGTCAGCCATAGAGTAGACGCACACCGCGGAGCCCTTGAACACAGACCTGGACGGCACACAGATGAAGACAGCAAACGGCTGCTTTAGAAGACTCTCGGAGAGATCGGCTACGTTCTCCCACTCATGAAGTCAACTCTCATGCCCACTTTACATGAGAACGTTCCCAGCTTAACACGGAAACACTCTCCACCGGAGACAAGCTGtctcacacactaacacagaaacGCCCACACCCACAGTGCACTGTTCAAGTACAGTGGAGCACTACTATATTAGCCTGTCCTGTTGAGGGGACTATTATTAGCATCTCAGCAGTCCTAATTAACCGGGCTTCCACTATGATGGTTACCGTGGAGGCCTGGAGTGAGACAGGTACATTGTctttcacagacacaaacacagacggacGTGTTTATTATTATGACTGGCTGCCCGGAGTCTAATAGCGTTCGTATCCCCCGTTCAAAACCCCTCCGTTTACAAACGAAGGGGTCAGGAGCACTGGGCCCGTTTACATGAATGCCTTCGCTGACGGATGGCTTGTTAAAAGGCCGGCCACGTGGGAACGCGGGCTTGTGCCTCTCACCGGAGACCCCTTTCACGCAGGGGTACGTGCTGACATCCTCTGTCTCACACAGGATATCCTGTTTCAGTTACAGTGCTTGTCTCACACAGGATAGCCTGTTTCAGTTACTGTGCTTGTCTCACACAGGATAGCCTGTTTAAGTTACAGTGCTTGTCTCACACAGGATAGCCTGTTTCAGTTACTGTGCTTGTCTCACACAGGATAGCCTGTTTAAGTTACAGTGCTTGTCTCACACAGGATAGCCTGTTTCAGTTACAGTGCTTGTCTCACACAGGATAGCCTGTTTCAGTTACAGTGCTTGTCTCACACAGGATATCCTGTTTCAGTTACAGTGCTTGTCTCACACAGGATAGCCTGTTTCAGTTACTGTGCTTGTCTCACACAGGATAGCCTGTTTAAGTTACAGTGCTTGTCTCACACAGGATAGCCTGTTTCAGTTACTGTGCTTGTCTCACACAGGATAGCCTGTTTCAGTTACAGAGCTTGTCTCACACAGGATAGCCTGTTTCAGTTACTGTGCTTGTCTCACACAGGATATCCTGTTTAAGTTACAGTGCTTGTCTCACACAGGATAGCCTTTTTCAGTTACAGTGCTTGTCTCGCACAGTATAGCCTGTTTCAGTTACAGTGCTTGTCTCACACAGGATAGCCTGTTTCAGTTACAGTATTTGTCTCACACAGGATAGCCTGTTTAAGTTACAATGCTTGTCTCACACAGGATAGCCTGTTTCAGTTACAGTATTTGTCTCACACAGGATAGCCTGTTTAAGTTACAGTGCTTGTCTCACACAGGATAGCCTGTTTCAGTTACAGTGCTTGTCTCACACAGGATAGCCTGTTTCAGTTACAGTGCATGTCTCACACAGGATATCCTGTTTAAGTTACAGTGCTTGTCTCACACAGGATAGCCTGTTTCAGTTACAGTGCTTGTCTCACACAGGATAGCCTGTTTAAGTTACAGTGCTTGTCTCACACAGGATAGCCTGTTTCAGTTACAGTGCTTGTCTCACACAGGATAGCCTGTTTCAGTTACAGTGCTTGTGTCACACAGGATAGCCTGTTTCAGTTACAGTGCATGTCTCACACAGGATATCCTGTTTAAGTTACAGTGCTTGTCTCACACAGGATAGCCTGTTTCAGTTACAGTGCTTGTCTCACACAGGATAGCCTGTTTCAGTTACAGTGCTTGTCTCACACAGGATATCCTGTTTCAGTTACAGTGCTTGTCTCACACAGGATAGCCTGTTTCAGTTACAGTGCTTGTCTCACAAGGTGCTGTTAGCTTCAGTGACTTAGGCCGGGAGCAACTGACTTACCCTGAAACTGAGAACAGTCCATAGATGACGGGATTCTTGGTGTCCTGAGCTGGCTGGATAAAGACGTCCCCTGTTAGACAAAGAGAGAATACCACGTGACTCAAAGTGGCAACAAAGTATCGTATGTGCCCCCTGGATTGGCAAAGGAAAAAAGCCATTTTAGATCGGACTTCACAGCGGCGGTCAGGCTATTTAGCAGTGTTTCCGGCCAATGTGGGGTCCTGAATCCAAACTTTTCCATCGCAGACACAGATTCCTGGGTCTCAGAGGGGGAAGGTATGAAATGGAGATCTGTGGGTATATAATGTGAGCCATATGCTTCCCGTGATCCTCGCAGCTGAAGTAACTGGACCTTGGACCCTGCGTCCCTCGATGGTTTAATGAGGGAAACGTGAAAGGAAAAACAATAAAGTGGGAAATTAAAATCCATCTCGACTACCTCAGTTGAGAAGTGTAACACCTTAGGTCCTGGTTGGAACCACAGTTCCgggggaaatgtttttcatcaagagaaaagagggaggagCCTGCCTTCTTCAAGGACAGGGAGATTAAATGTGAAAAGTGTCAGAAGCCAGCAGGAATGCCAATAACTAAAAATATCAAATGATTAGACCCACGGAACATTATACCCTCCATGGATAACTCTGTACACATGTCATGGGTATTTATTCATCCAGATATTTCGGAGATACAGACAGACCTCACGCAGCTACACACCCTAAGCTGTTCAAATAAATAGTTTGGCAAAGACAAAGTCGAACAGGAGAACGCTTGATAAACAAAACAGCAGCCCtgcccacacaaacactctccaAACCCCTCTGGGtgaacatttcaaacaaaaaggTAATTTAGTTTTTACCTAAAGCCTTATCAAGGTTTAATTCTTATAAAGAGACATTTCTAGCCTCTGTATCTACACCAGTGACTGGGTTTCTTTGACATTCATGAGTTAGTAATCATCAGGAGCATTTCTTACAGGCAAGGCAAGAGAATGACAGGTAAGGGCTGCAAACAAAAATGGGAATTCACTTTTGGCAAAGACTGAAGAACTTCATAACACATCTGACGCCAGTCTGACAGCCCTTCTGGCTGTAGACAAGGGGAGGGGAAAGAGAACACTGGAACAAGTGGCATCATTGACTTTTCTCACTGGACTTTTGAAGTGTCAGCAGAGGAAGATCCATTGAGGCATATGAAGGATCTATATTGTCTGTACCAACGTGCCTGCAAAGAAAACACTTTGTTCTTGTTGGAGAATGATGCCAAAATACCATATCTATTACAATATAAGCTTTCTTTTGCAATGTATGATTCACTGTAACTGCTTATTTCCCTTGTGGTCGTAATATCATTCCCATTTATTTActtcaaaacatatttgtttttaaatgggttGAGAGGCAACAAGTATCATTCTTGCAGGCAATGTGTGAATGAAGACCATATTATAAATAGTCATGGTGGGTTAACAGAGAGACATagttctgtctgcctgtcagatGGTATGGGCTTTTGCGTGTATAAGACTACATATATATGTCACCAAAGGAGTTGTGtggttttcaacagtttttgcTGATGTTGTATGTTCATTTGTTTTCGCTGATGTTGTGTATGGACCATACACAACATCAATACACAACATCAACACACAACATCAgcgaaaacaaatgaaaaccacaCAACTCCCTTGGTGACATATATATGTAGTCTTATACACGCAAAAGCCTCTTGCTCAAAATTGAGGAAAATGACAGCAGACAGTAAACATCTTAAACTGTGGAGGCAAAAGAAAAGAGTCGTCTCTTCAGGTTCAGCATTATAATATTATAACAAACTATGAAATGAACCAGAAAACGTATTTCCACCTTCATTATCACACTTCAAAAAGGTAACACAAATACTGATacctaactctctctctcccttcccgatccacccccccaaccccccacccctccataTTCTACTGTACACAGCTCACACTCCGGTCCGGGAAGACGAGAAGACTGAATCCTTTCTCCTCTCAAAACCGAGACTCTTCCTTAAGATCTCGCTTTACTCCCGTCCCTCTAGTGACCCCTCgttcaacccccccccacagtcCCCCTCTCCGCCATTAAGAAGTCTGCGGAAAAACAAGAGAAGCAAGAAAAACAGACGTCTACATTGAGAAAGTGCTCAGTAACAATTGCTGAACATACAGCAAGCATGTGTGGTTTGGGTAGACATCATAACAACGGATCattctgagccctcagcctaaGCCCGAAATGAGCCTCCCTCAGGCTACGCGCCTAATATACgataaaacaaacacaactaGTCGTGATTGATGGCAGCAGTAAAAACAAATGACCTACAATAAAACCAAATCACATTAGTCACTGGGGCCGCTAATGAAACGTCCCGCTAATAGCTTGCGCTCATTATCCTTTCGACGGGAGCACGAAACGACGCATCTCTCGCGGATGTTTTCCCGAGACGCTGAGCGATCGGTCATGTGGCGTGAGGTGCGGCGTGAGTGGCAGCCGGGGATGATCCCTGTAACCCAGTGGGGCGCCTCCTGGCTGATCCGGAGACAGGCCCTAAAGCCCTGAGCCTCATTACCAGCCCTCCGCAGACACCTCCACCTCCCGCCTTCAGCCCGACGCTGCACTGGAATTAAGCCTAGCTGATCCCAGACCTGCTTATCATACAGGAGCCGTGTTGAAAAACAGGCTGTTATTCGGGCGGGACGGAGGCGGCTTGATCACAGCCTGTAGCGCCCTCTGAGCTCCCCGCGGTGGTTCTCTACGAGGGTAGAGGAGAACCGTACTTGTTTGTGCAGACGCCCACTGACGGATCAAACGCAGTAACGGTGAAAACACAATGAAACTGTCTGTGGGAAATCTGTGCGCGGATTTGTCGAGTGTCCAGCACGGTATCTTTCAGCAATAATAGTCAGGTCATCGGCCCGGTCCTCAATCATCCAAAACCTCGTCCCACTGCAACAGAATGAAATAACAGACCACGGAATCTTAGATGGTGTTGCACGAGTCTAGAACCTAGATCCCTGATTCCTGCTCGTCTGAGGTGTGTAGAAACAGAAACAAGACTTAAACGAAGCACAAACCAAACTGGAGCGAAGATCGGGACGGTTCAAAAGAACTCACATGTCACAGAGCTATTAGAAAGAGTGGGGTCTGAATGGATGATAAGTTCAAGCTTATACAGTGGATGGAGCTGACTGTGTTAATGTCTTACAGGGTTGTAGAAAGACAAGGGTAACATTTAAGACCGTGAGGAACATAATGACTTGCCTCCACCACAGCCTGGAAATTCGGCCTACTTACGGAGCTCGTCGAAGTGTGTCTCGATCCCGTCCGCACCAGGCACGGAGCAGATGAGCCGGGCCTTCAGGAAAGTGCTCCACTTGTTGACCAGGCAGCAGTGTCCTCCGTCATCGTTCTGCAACAGACCAGAGACGTTGTCAAACTCGACCCCTAGACAAACCTCGCTCACGGACCGGCCCGCGGTTCCATACCCACAGCcgttttttaaaagaaaacaagcgGTCAACACAGGCTGAGAGGAGGACCGGGAGGAATGCAGTCAACTGGGTGTCAGACCGTCTGCCTCATCTGATGTGGACCAATGCCAAACCCTACAAAGAGGCGGAGGAGTGAAAATGATATACGTTGTGTGTTGCAAACTATCTTCTGCACAAAATACGATTTTGAGTGTTGAAGTGGAAAAATGTGTGCCATCATTTATAATAAGAATAATATAATTGACATCATACCCCAATTAATATTAGAATGAAATCATTAACAACATGTAAAGGTCAGAGTATTCCAGAGTTTTGTAGCTCCTACACTAGAATTAGAtctattcttaaattgtttcacATCTTTCCACCAAGTCCTATGGGGGTTTCCATGCCAGAAGTGCTAGTTCCAGTGGGACTCATTGAAGGACAGCggaatacagagacagacaggagcagcTTCCCCGGGGACCAATAAGAGACATGcagaggcagggggaggggtTTGCACAGCCCAGGGTCACCCCCTGACCCATCGAAGCGTAAACAATGTCCTGAGTCACTGCAGCCACTGGGCTATTCATACCGTCACCAGATAAACACTAGCCTTGGTGTTTACATGCctatgtatgtttatgtgtatatattggAGGTCAAAGGCAAAATCTCCCACTTGAACAGTTTATCACAGGGGACAAGAGCTTTCCCTTAGGTTTGGGTTTCCTATACTGCTCATTGGCTgttgaggaagtgtgtgtgtgtgtggatgggggttgtattgtgtttttttatgctAGATTGTGTTTAATGGGCACATACAGAAATGGTATATGGCGGGTTTCCACGGAGACCCCTCTACTCTGGGGTTGTCCCTGCATCATTAATGACCGGATACTTGGTTTGCAGAGTCAAAGGTCGCAATACCAAGCAAAGGTCACAACACGACCTCGTCCACAATGAGTCTGCATGTTTCGGCTGATGACGTGTTACAGTATATGGACAGGATGGACACTAACCAGACATATCCGTCCGATCCTGGACTGGGTCATCGGACTCTGGCCCATTTCTGAAGCTTTCTCCCGGAAGAAGAAGTAGAGCTTGTCATCGTTCTTCTCAGCACTGTCAGGAATAAGCTGCGCCTTGATGAATGTGGGATCTGAAATAGAAaataggagagacagagagaggggggtgagagagagagagggacgaaTAGTGAGTGacaaagaaagacagggagatggagTGAGTGGA
This sequence is a window from Esox lucius isolate fEsoLuc1 chromosome 17, fEsoLuc1.pri, whole genome shotgun sequence. Protein-coding genes within it:
- the sema3fa gene encoding sema domain, immunoglobulin domain (Ig), short basic domain, secreted, (semaphorin) 3Fa isoform X1 translates to MLWDKLWLLSTLLALSAETLPMPPNEPLSAPRVFLSFKELRSTGTAHHFTFLLNSTDYRILRMDEDHDRMYVGSKDYILSLDLHDINKEPLIIHWPVAPQRKTECVLSGKDTNGECGNFIRLIEPWNRTHLYVCGTGAYNPICTYVDRGRRSQALYLQAPKSGGRTSRAADYSTTAGPVESEEYTFRLDPGKVDSGKGKCPYDPKLNSVSALINGELYAGVYIDFMGTDASIFRTLGKQTAMRTDQYNSKWLNDPTFIKAQLIPDSAEKNDDKLYFFFREKASEMGQSPMTQSRIGRICLNDDGGHCCLVNKWSTFLKARLICSVPGADGIETHFDELRDVFIQPAQDTKNPVIYGLFSVSGSVFKGSAVCVYSMADIRQVFNGPYAHKEGPNYQWVAYTGKIPYPRPGTCPGGTFTPNMKSTKDYPDEVINFMRNHPTMYNAVYPMHKRPLVVRNNVDYEFTTITVDQVAAADGSYEVLFLGTDRGTVQKVIVLPRDDMQTEELVLEEVEVFKVPTPITTMKISSKRQQLYVGSVLGVTHLALHRCDVYGEACADCCLARDPYCAWDGKSCTRYSASQKRSDPSRRSRRQDVKYGNPIRQCRGYNSNVNKNTLEMVQYGVEGSSTFLECQARSPHVSLKWHLQKENSDRRKEIRSEGRMLKTEQGLLLRSLQTSDGGIYQCTSTEKNFKHTLVKLQLVVLSGRTVNNILVETGGPAQPPVQSSPWTPSADQYKDLLNILSQPEMGLINQYCQDYWQRGEGSPGDPALGISSVKGLKELKEHKKPRNRRHHGDEEEREDDDGEHITASET